In the genome of Thermoanaerobaculia bacterium, one region contains:
- a CDS encoding DUF4242 domain-containing protein: MPLYMDVHNHIEGLTAEAVAGAHKRDLEVQGKHGVKYLKYWFDENAGKVFCLVHAPSKEAAAAVHKEAHGLVADELTPVQEGE, from the coding sequence ATGCCGCTCTACATGGACGTCCACAACCACATCGAGGGACTGACCGCCGAGGCCGTCGCCGGGGCCCACAAACGGGACCTCGAGGTCCAAGGCAAGCATGGGGTGAAGTACCTCAAGTACTGGTTCGATGAGAACGCCGGAAAGGTGTTCTGCCTCGTCCACGCGCCGAGCAAGGAGGCTGCGGCCGCCGTGCACAAGGAAGCCCACGGGCTCGTCGCCGACGAGCTCACCCCGGTCCAGGAAGGCGAGTGA
- a CDS encoding FAD-dependent monooxygenase, producing MTETPVLIVGAGPTGLVLALWLTKLGIRVRIVDREAEPGTTSRALAVQARTLEFYRQVGLADAVVAAGVEVDGLGFWVKGRLAARVSLRRIGEGLSPYAFVFVFPQDAHEKLLIERLHSLGVSVERSIELAGFTQEERGVRATLRRPDGSAEICEAAYLAGCDGASSAVRNVLGIGFPGGTYTGRFYVADVEASGPAVDGRVQVDLDESDFLILFPLKGEGRVRLVGVLRDPPGGAAAEPTFEDVGQRAITNLRLRVARVNWFSTYRVHHRVASHFRDRRVFLLGDAAHIHSPVGGQGMNTGIGDAVNLAWKLAAVLGGARDDLLSTYELERIGFARRLVSTTDRIFEFVTKRGPFVRFVRTRLVPRIVPLLFRLGPVRRFQFRIVSQTGIEYRGSPLSSGSAGSIRGGDRLPWVSDGPEDNFAPLASLRWQVHVYGEAPPEVADACTALGIALCRFAWTEAARRAGLARDAIYLVRPDGYVALAESRADGGKLRRYCEERGLGRR from the coding sequence GTGACCGAAACGCCGGTCCTGATCGTGGGCGCCGGGCCGACCGGGCTCGTCCTCGCGCTCTGGCTGACGAAGCTCGGGATCCGGGTCCGGATCGTCGACCGGGAAGCCGAACCCGGCACCACGTCCCGCGCCCTCGCGGTCCAGGCGCGCACGCTGGAGTTCTACCGGCAGGTCGGCCTCGCGGACGCGGTCGTCGCCGCCGGCGTCGAGGTCGACGGACTCGGGTTCTGGGTGAAGGGGCGGCTTGCGGCCCGGGTGTCGCTGAGGCGGATCGGCGAGGGGCTGAGCCCCTACGCCTTCGTGTTCGTCTTCCCGCAGGACGCGCACGAGAAGCTCCTGATCGAGCGCCTGCATTCGCTCGGCGTCTCCGTCGAGCGCTCGATCGAGCTCGCCGGCTTCACGCAGGAGGAACGCGGCGTCCGCGCGACGCTGCGCCGCCCCGACGGCTCGGCGGAGATCTGCGAGGCCGCCTACCTCGCCGGCTGCGACGGCGCGTCGTCGGCGGTGCGGAACGTCCTGGGCATCGGGTTTCCCGGAGGAACCTACACGGGGCGCTTCTACGTCGCCGACGTGGAGGCCTCCGGACCGGCGGTCGACGGCCGCGTGCAGGTCGATCTCGACGAGTCCGACTTTCTGATCCTGTTTCCGCTGAAGGGCGAGGGACGCGTCCGCCTCGTCGGCGTGCTCCGGGATCCGCCGGGCGGCGCCGCGGCCGAGCCGACGTTCGAGGACGTCGGGCAGCGGGCGATCACGAACCTGCGCCTCCGGGTCGCTCGCGTGAACTGGTTCTCGACGTATCGAGTGCATCACCGGGTCGCCTCGCATTTCCGGGACCGGCGGGTCTTCCTGCTCGGCGACGCGGCCCACATCCACAGTCCCGTCGGGGGACAGGGGATGAACACGGGAATCGGCGACGCCGTGAACCTCGCCTGGAAGCTCGCCGCGGTCCTCGGCGGGGCGCGCGACGATCTCCTCTCGACCTACGAGCTCGAGCGCATCGGGTTCGCGAGGCGCCTCGTCTCGACGACCGACCGCATCTTCGAGTTCGTGACGAAGCGCGGTCCGTTCGTGAGATTCGTCCGGACCCGGCTCGTCCCTCGCATCGTTCCGCTGCTCTTTCGCCTCGGCCCCGTTCGCCGGTTCCAGTTCCGGATCGTCTCGCAGACGGGCATCGAATACCGCGGGAGCCCGCTGAGCTCGGGCTCCGCGGGGAGCATCCGCGGCGGCGACCGGCTTCCCTGGGTGTCGGACGGTCCCGAGGACAACTTCGCGCCGCTCGCCTCGCTCCGGTGGCAGGTTCACGTCTACGGCGAGGCCCCGCCGGAGGTGGCCGACGCCTGCACCGCTCTCGGTATCGCGCTCTGCCGCTTCGCGTGGACCGAGGCCGCGCGCCGGGCCGGGCTCGCGCGCGACGCGATCTATCTCGTTCGGCCGGACGGTTACGTGGCGCTCGCGGAGAGTCGGGCCGATGGGGGGAAGCTCCGGCGCTATTGCGAAGAGCGAGGCCTCGGCCGGCGTTAG
- a CDS encoding cupin domain-containing protein, translating into MKKLMLLGTAVVLAAASGLSAADETPMKPKKPMAHKAAPAAKMAMAVPDDMKWGDVPPLFSPGAKLAVLEGNPFGTGYYTVALKMPDGYKVMPHWHPATERVTVISGDFHAGMGDKMDEAGAKDFPPGSFISIPPHMHHFAFAKGETVVQVSGPAPFKLVYVNPADDPSGMQGKKPAAQKAAEKTGE; encoded by the coding sequence ATGAAGAAGCTGATGCTCCTGGGAACCGCGGTCGTTCTCGCCGCGGCATCGGGACTCTCGGCGGCCGACGAGACTCCGATGAAGCCGAAGAAACCGATGGCCCACAAGGCGGCGCCGGCCGCGAAGATGGCGATGGCCGTGCCCGACGACATGAAGTGGGGCGACGTTCCCCCGTTGTTCTCGCCGGGTGCCAAGCTCGCGGTCCTCGAGGGAAATCCGTTCGGGACCGGGTACTACACCGTCGCCCTCAAGATGCCGGACGGTTACAAGGTCATGCCGCACTGGCATCCGGCGACCGAGCGCGTGACCGTGATCTCGGGAGACTTCCACGCGGGAATGGGCGACAAGATGGACGAGGCCGGCGCGAAGGACTTCCCCCCGGGAAGCTTCATCTCGATCCCGCCCCACATGCACCACTTCGCCTTCGCGAAAGGCGAGACGGTCGTTCAGGTCAGCGGCCCCGCTCCGTTCAAGCTCGTCTACGTCAACCCGGCGGACGATCCGAGCGGAATGCAGGGAAAGAAACCCGCGGCACAGAAGGCGGCGGAGAAGACCGGAGAGTAG